The Excalfactoria chinensis isolate bCotChi1 chromosome 10, bCotChi1.hap2, whole genome shotgun sequence genome has a segment encoding these proteins:
- the KBTBD13 gene encoding kelch repeat and BTB domain-containing protein 13, whose amino-acid sequence MSPEDEGARVGLSGRVRIRVEEQCFSVEKALLVESSEYFRALFRSGMRESTQEEIVLGGLSAAGFLAMLRVLAGERPALGGEETFQAVECAAFLQVKPLAKYLIHSIDSDNCLLLYDAAAVFGLLDLFHCAALYIRDSYAELEEHLGCLPADLLGYVQALLPSTFVAVGAHTPTFEFLEDLSRTICYLDEESNAWRTLSCLPLSASTFLAGMATMDNKIYIVGGVYGASKQVVESSFCYDADTDAWSEFPSPHQLRYDVRLVGHEGCLYAIGGEYEKISLKSVERYDVASNTWTFVSDLPQPSSAAPCAQAMGQIFVCLWKPLDTTIIYAYESRQDAWLPVTELKRHQSYGHCMVAHRDNLYVMRNGPGDDFLRCVIDCFNLRSRQWTALPGQFMNSKGALFTATIKGDTVYTVNKMLTQLYSVEEEAWRVKKERAGFPRSGSLQTFLLRLPRRNHDIAT is encoded by the coding sequence ATGAGCCCGGAGGACGAAGGTGCTCGGGTAGGGCTCTCAGGAAGGGTGCGGATCCGCGTGGAGGAGCAGTGCTTCTCAGTGGAGAAGGCGTTGCTGGTGGAGAGCAGCGAGTATTTCCGTGCCCTGTTCCGCTCGGGCATGAGGGAGAGCACGCAGGAGGAGATTGTGCTGGGTGGGCTGAGCGCTGCCGGCTTCCTGGCCATGCTGCGCGTGCTGGCAGGAGAGCGGCCCGCGCTGGGCGGCGAGGAGACCTTCCAGGCGGTGGAGTGTGCGGCCTTCCTGCAGGTGAAGCCCTTGGCCAAGTACCTCATCCACTCCATTGACTCCGACAACTGCCTCCTGCTGTACGACGCCGCCGCCGTGTTCGGCCTCCTGGACCTCTTCCATTGCGCCGCGCTCTACATCCGTGACAGCTACGCCGAGCTGGAGGAGCACCTGGGCTGCCTGCCCGCCGACCTGCTGGGCTACGTGCAGGCCCTGCTGCCCAGCACCTTCGTGGCGGTGGGAGCCCACACGCCCACCTTCGAGTTCCTGGAGGACCTGTCCAGGACCATCTGCTACCTGGACGAGGAGAGCAACGCGTGGAGGACGCTCTCCTGCCTGCCGCTGAGCGCCAGCACGTTCCTAGCCGGCATGGCGACCATGGACAACAAGATTTACATTGTGGGTGGTGTCTACGGGGCCAGCAAGCAGGTGGTGGAGAGCAGCTTCTGCTACGACGCCGACACCGATGCCTGGAGTGAGTTCCCCAGCCCGCACCAGCTGCGCTACGATGTCCGGCTGGTGGGCCATGAGGGCTGCCTTTATGCTATTGGTGGGGAGTACGAGAAGATCTCGCTCAAGTCTGTGGAGAGGTACGACGTGGCATCCAACACTTGGACGTTTGTCTCTGATCTGCCGCAGCCGAGCTCAGCTGCACCCTGCGCCCAGGCCATGGGGCAGATCTTTGTCTGCTTGTGGAAGCCATTGGACACCACCATCATCTATGCGTATGAGAGCCGGCAGGACGCGTGGCTTCCCGTCACCGAGCTCAAGAGGCACCAGAGCTACGGGCACTGCATGGTGGCCCACCGTGATAACCTCTACGTCATGCGCAACGGCCCCGGAGACGACTTCTTGCGTTGCGTCATCGACTGCTTCAACCTGAGGTCACGGCAGTGGACAGCTCTGCCCGGGCAGTTCATGAACAGCAAAGGAGCTCTCTTCACTGCCACCATCAAGGGTGACACGGTGTACACTGTCAACAAGATGCTGACACAGCTCTACTCGGTGGAGGAGGAGGCCTGGAGGGTCAAGAAGGAGCGGGCGGGCTTCCCGCGCAGCGGCTCCCTGCAGACTTTCCTGCTGCGGCTGCCCCGGCGCAATCATGACATTGCCACGTAG